A genomic region of Apteryx mantelli isolate bAptMan1 chromosome 12, bAptMan1.hap1, whole genome shotgun sequence contains the following coding sequences:
- the KCTD6 gene encoding BTB/POZ domain-containing protein KCTD6 isoform X1: MDNGDWGYMMTDPVTLNVGGHMYTTSLTTLTRYPDSMLGAMFRGDFPTARDSQGNYFIDRDGPLFRYVLNFLRTSELTLPLDFKEFDLLRKEADFYQIEPLIQCLNDPKPLYPVDTFEEVVELSSTRKLSKYSNPVAVIITQLTITTKVHSLLEGISNHFTKWNKHMMDTRDCQVSFTFGPCDYHQEVSLRVHLMEYITKQGFTIRNTRVHHMSERANENTVEHNWTFCRLARKTDD; encoded by the exons ATGGATAATGGAGACTGGGGATATATG ATGACTGATCCAGTCACGCTAAATGTGGGTGGACACATGTATACGACATCCCTCACAACTCTAACGAGATATCCTGACTCAATGCTTGGGGCTATGTTCAGGGGAGACTTCCCCACTGCCAGGGACTCTCAGGGCAATTACTTTATTGACAGAGATGGACCACTTTTCCGCTATGTTCTTAACTTTTTAAGGACCTCAGAGCTGACTTTGCCACTGGACTTCAAGGAGTTCGATCTACTTCGGAAAGAAGCGGACTTCTATCAGATTGAACCACTAATTCAGTGTCTTAATGACCCCAAGCCGCTGTATCCTGTGGATACCTTTGAGGAAGTGGTAGAGCTGTCCAGCACCCGGAAGCTTTCCAAGTACTCCAACCCCGTGGCTGTAATCATCACACAACTAACTATCACGACAAAAGTCCATTCATTACTGGAAGGCATTTCAAACCACTTTACAAAGTGGAATAAGCATATGATGGACACCAGGGACTGCCAGGtttccttcacttttgggccatgtGATTACCACCAGGAAGTGTCGCTCCGAGTCCATCTGATGGAGTACATCACAAAGCAAGGCTTCACGATCAGGAATACCAGAGTTCATCATATGAGCGAACGTGCCAATGAAAATACAGTGGAGCATAACTGGACTTTCTGTAGATTGGCACGGAAAACAGATGACTGA
- the KCTD6 gene encoding BTB/POZ domain-containing protein KCTD6 isoform X2 produces MFPMTDPVTLNVGGHMYTTSLTTLTRYPDSMLGAMFRGDFPTARDSQGNYFIDRDGPLFRYVLNFLRTSELTLPLDFKEFDLLRKEADFYQIEPLIQCLNDPKPLYPVDTFEEVVELSSTRKLSKYSNPVAVIITQLTITTKVHSLLEGISNHFTKWNKHMMDTRDCQVSFTFGPCDYHQEVSLRVHLMEYITKQGFTIRNTRVHHMSERANENTVEHNWTFCRLARKTDD; encoded by the exons ATGTTTCCA ATGACTGATCCAGTCACGCTAAATGTGGGTGGACACATGTATACGACATCCCTCACAACTCTAACGAGATATCCTGACTCAATGCTTGGGGCTATGTTCAGGGGAGACTTCCCCACTGCCAGGGACTCTCAGGGCAATTACTTTATTGACAGAGATGGACCACTTTTCCGCTATGTTCTTAACTTTTTAAGGACCTCAGAGCTGACTTTGCCACTGGACTTCAAGGAGTTCGATCTACTTCGGAAAGAAGCGGACTTCTATCAGATTGAACCACTAATTCAGTGTCTTAATGACCCCAAGCCGCTGTATCCTGTGGATACCTTTGAGGAAGTGGTAGAGCTGTCCAGCACCCGGAAGCTTTCCAAGTACTCCAACCCCGTGGCTGTAATCATCACACAACTAACTATCACGACAAAAGTCCATTCATTACTGGAAGGCATTTCAAACCACTTTACAAAGTGGAATAAGCATATGATGGACACCAGGGACTGCCAGGtttccttcacttttgggccatgtGATTACCACCAGGAAGTGTCGCTCCGAGTCCATCTGATGGAGTACATCACAAAGCAAGGCTTCACGATCAGGAATACCAGAGTTCATCATATGAGCGAACGTGCCAATGAAAATACAGTGGAGCATAACTGGACTTTCTGTAGATTGGCACGGAAAACAGATGACTGA